Proteins from one Hyperolius riggenbachi isolate aHypRig1 chromosome 2, aHypRig1.pri, whole genome shotgun sequence genomic window:
- the LOC137544761 gene encoding odorant receptor 131-2-like, translating into MNITAVSGNSTQALTQLEKLDAVFRLVYMILTLICFSFFLYLTGVLLWIFYGTLHLQENSRYVLLAHILITDTIYLGFGTFLVMALLHTVYFPVPLCLLVLAVASTSYRVTPYTLAVMSLERYVAICFPLRHLEFCSAHRANFVIVVVWVIGFSPSIADFVAIVCSVKTDFFSHHFLCNHSMLVISPLQNVIRSIAHILSFILVVLILLFTYVKVMLVAKRIGSQRSSAQKAGKTISLHVVHLILCMVSFITSVAETTLPDYHPAAIGLDFLLFTCLPRLLCPLIYGVRDEAFKKYIRKMFFIESL; encoded by the coding sequence ATGAATATAACCGCTGTCTCTGGAAATAGCACACAAGCATTGACTCAGCTTGAGAAACTTGATGCGGTATTCCGCCTGGTTTATATGATCCTGACACTTATTTGTTTCTCCTTCTTCCTCTACTTAACCGGAGTCCTTCTTTGGATTTTCTACGGCACTCTTCACCTCCAGGAAAATTCCCGGTATGTCCTACTTGCACATATCCTTATCACTGATACAATCTATCTTGGCTTTGGAACATTTCTTGTGATGGCCTTGCTGCACACTGTGTACTTTCCGGTGCCCTTATGCCTTCTCGTCCTTGCTGTGGCATCTACGTCCTACAGGGTAACACCGTACACATTGGCTGTTATGTCGTTGGAACGATATGTGGCGATATGTTTTCCATTGAGACACCTGGAATTCTGTTCAGCACATAGAGCGAATTTTGTTATAGTCGTGGTTTGGGTCATAGGATTCTCCCCAAGTATTGCCGACTTTGTAGCTATTGTCTGCTCAGTCAAAACAGACTTTTTTTCTCATCATTTCTTGTGCAACCATTCGATGCTAGTTATAAGTCCTCTACAAAACGTGATTCGGTCCATAGCCCACATTCTCAGTTTCATCCTTGTGGTCTTAATTCTTTTATTTACTTATGTTAAAGTCATGCTGGTGGCCAAGAGGATTGGTTCACAGAGATCTTCTGCTCAAAAAGCCGGTAAAACTATCTCACTCCATGTGGTCCACCTAATTCTGTGTATGGTCTCTTTCATCACTTCTGTTGCAGAAACAACTTTACCGGATTATCATCCTGCTGCCATTGGATTAGACTTTCTCCTGTTCACTTGTCTGCCAAGACTCCTTTGCCCATTGATTTATGGAGTTAGAGATGaagcatttaaaaaatatataagaaaaatgttttttattgaaaGTTTATAA